The Manihot esculenta cultivar AM560-2 chromosome 1, M.esculenta_v8, whole genome shotgun sequence genome has a window encoding:
- the LOC110607219 gene encoding putative uncharacterized protein DDB_G0290521 produces MPSNVPSAMPRNVPTDAPSDLPTDTPTDLPADLPTDAPSDMPSDLPSDLPRPTCPDHITQALKFNKIFEQTGMAKISSLPYHPGPVTPRHERIFRRKKANNTTTQQPASIAALADGTTQETGQEPAPAQEAPPAAPQQDAHQPPSRMPISQLKTKPPTRQ; encoded by the exons ATGCCCAGCAATGTGCCAAGCGCTATGCCTAGAAATGTGCCCACTGATgcgcccagcgatttgcccactGATACGCCCACTGACTTGCCCGCTGACTTGCCAACTGATGCGCCCAGCGATAtgccgagtgatttgcccagcgatctgCCCAGACCAACATGCCCTGATCACATCACTCAGGCCCTGAAATTCAACAAAATTTTTGAGCAGACCGGGATGGCTAAAATATCATCTCTTCCATATCATCCAG GTCCAGTAACACCACGCCACGAGCGTATTTTCAGAAGAAAGAAAGCCAACAATACCACCACCCAACAGCCAGCCTCCATCGCTGCCCTAGCAGATGGGACAACACAGGAAACAGGGCAGGAACCAGCACCAGCACAAGAAGCACCCCCAGCAGCCCCCCAGCAGGATGCCCATCAGCCCCCCAGCAGGATGCCCATCAGCCAACtgaagacgaagcccccaaccagacaaTAG